One segment of Clostridium ljungdahlii DSM 13528 DNA contains the following:
- a CDS encoding sensor domain-containing protein has product MVSTLEKELFSIIENLKIAGYVSFYSRYKTVFFIAVTIVAVLLSFVIIFYINIKKRNLMEQRYKLAAESSNIAIWEYDIEKNNFFASDKWKEITGYKVSKNDNLKIILEKLLPDENKKIMLNYLENHLAGITPFYECEFKLTTKGGKKKWIFIRAKALRNAKGKALKIAGYVTDITEQKLIQDKNKYLGYYDSLTDLPNRKMFQDKLNKVLKSSSENDKKGALLFIDVDNFKRVNDTLGHQCGDKLLQYVANTLKNIMEEDNTVFRLGGDEFLIIQHDIKDKNDIVKVCNKIIFAFKAPFKINENLIHISASIGISMYPQDGTTADSLLKNSDIAMYKAKDSCKGIYKFYNRRMSYEVSRKAELEEGLRTALENNQFQLYYQPEIDCKTGKIKAMEALLRWKVGENEFVSPIEFIPVAKDTSLIVPIGKWVLETACKQHKQWLDKGYDFGIISINVSKVQLQHPSFFKMVKTVLHESNLPPELLEIEITESEVMQSLQSNIAALEKLRRLGISIALDDFGTGYSSLNYLRLLPINTLKIDKFFINRIHLNSRDCSVVDGIINLSHKMNISVVAEGVEFVKQFQILRSMNCNKVEGYLFSKPMPVENIESVVYSIGKFNNMLV; this is encoded by the coding sequence ATGGTGAGTACTTTAGAAAAAGAGCTATTTTCCATAATTGAAAATTTGAAAATTGCAGGATATGTTTCTTTTTATAGTAGATATAAAACAGTATTTTTTATTGCAGTAACCATAGTTGCAGTACTATTATCATTTGTAATTATATTTTATATAAATATAAAAAAAAGAAATTTAATGGAGCAAAGATATAAATTAGCTGCAGAAAGTTCTAACATTGCTATTTGGGAATATGACATAGAGAAAAATAATTTTTTTGCTTCAGATAAGTGGAAAGAAATTACTGGGTACAAAGTTAGTAAAAATGATAATCTTAAGATCATATTAGAAAAATTGTTACCAGATGAAAATAAAAAGATAATGCTAAATTATTTGGAGAATCACCTAGCAGGGATAACTCCTTTTTATGAATGCGAGTTTAAATTAACAACTAAAGGTGGAAAGAAAAAATGGATTTTTATTAGAGCAAAGGCACTTAGGAATGCAAAAGGAAAAGCTTTAAAAATAGCAGGCTATGTTACTGATATTACAGAACAAAAGCTTATACAGGATAAAAATAAATATCTAGGCTATTATGATAGCTTAACAGATCTTCCTAATAGAAAAATGTTTCAAGATAAGCTAAATAAGGTATTGAAAAGCTCTAGTGAAAATGATAAAAAAGGGGCATTACTTTTTATAGATGTAGATAATTTTAAAAGGGTAAATGATACTTTAGGTCATCAATGTGGAGACAAGCTTCTTCAATATGTGGCAAATACATTAAAAAATATTATGGAAGAAGATAATACTGTATTTAGATTAGGCGGAGATGAATTCTTGATAATACAGCATGATATAAAGGATAAGAATGATATTGTAAAAGTTTGTAATAAAATAATATTTGCATTTAAAGCACCATTTAAAATAAACGAAAATTTAATTCATATTAGTGCTAGTATAGGCATCTCCATGTATCCTCAGGATGGGACTACAGCTGATTCTTTACTGAAAAATTCAGATATAGCTATGTATAAAGCAAAAGATTCATGTAAAGGCATATATAAATTTTATAATAGAAGGATGTCTTATGAGGTTTCGAGAAAAGCGGAACTAGAAGAGGGGCTTAGAACTGCTTTAGAAAATAATCAATTTCAGTTATATTATCAGCCTGAAATTGACTGTAAAACTGGAAAAATCAAGGCTATGGAAGCTCTATTAAGGTGGAAAGTTGGGGAAAATGAATTCGTTTCTCCAATTGAATTTATTCCCGTAGCTAAAGACACATCATTAATAGTTCCTATTGGTAAGTGGGTACTGGAAACTGCTTGTAAGCAGCATAAACAATGGTTAGATAAAGGGTATGATTTTGGTATTATATCAATAAATGTCTCAAAGGTTCAATTACAGCATCCCAGTTTTTTTAAAATGGTAAAAACAGTTTTACATGAAAGTAATCTTCCACCAGAGCTTTTGGAAATTGAAATTACAGAAAGTGAAGTTATGCAATCTTTACAGTCTAATATAGCTGCCTTAGAAAAATTAAGAAGACTTGGAATAAGCATTGCTCTAGATGATTTTGGGACAGGCTATTCTTCATTAAATTATTTAAGATTACTTCCTATAAATACTCTGAAAATTGATAAGTTTTTCATTAATCGAATTCATCTTAATTCCAGAGATTGTTCTGTGGTAGATGGCATAATAAATCTATCTCACAAGATGAATATAAGTGTAGTTGCTGAAGGAGTGGAGTTTGTAAAACAATTTCAAATACTTCGATCTATGAACTGCAATAAAGTTGAAGGATACCTGTTTAGTAAGCCTATGCCTGTAGAAAATATTGAAAGTGTGGTTTATTCAATAGGTAAGTTTAATAATATGTTGGTATAA
- a CDS encoding manganese catalase family protein has translation MFKHEKPLLKEVKVEKPNPQYAVLMQEQLGGGNGELKAAMQYLSQSFRVNDPAIKDLFLDIGSEELSHMEMVAQTVNLLNGHSVDFNSVGSGEIETHVLGGLAPVLMNSSGEPWTANYVTVTGDLVADLLSNIASEQRAKVVYEYLYRQINDKYVRETIDFLLNREEAHNALFREALNNVKSTGSNKDFGVTQDSKLYFDLSTPGRYYGDPNPTEPSFANPKREQELTGKH, from the coding sequence ATGTTTAAACATGAGAAACCACTTTTAAAAGAAGTTAAGGTAGAAAAACCTAATCCACAGTATGCAGTACTAATGCAAGAACAATTAGGTGGTGGAAATGGCGAACTCAAGGCTGCCATGCAGTACTTATCACAGAGTTTTAGAGTAAATGATCCTGCAATAAAAGATTTATTTTTAGATATTGGTTCAGAAGAACTCAGCCATATGGAAATGGTTGCTCAGACTGTAAATTTGTTGAACGGTCATTCAGTTGATTTCAATTCAGTAGGTAGTGGAGAAATTGAAACTCATGTATTAGGTGGATTAGCACCAGTATTAATGAACTCTTCTGGCGAACCATGGACTGCAAATTATGTAACCGTTACAGGAGATCTTGTTGCAGACTTGCTTTCAAATATAGCATCCGAGCAAAGAGCAAAAGTAGTATATGAATACCTATATCGCCAAATCAACGATAAATATGTACGTGAGACAATAGATTTCTTACTAAATCGTGAAGAAGCTCACAATGCATTATTTAGAGAGGCCTTAAATAACGTTAAGTCTACAGGTTCAAATAAGGATTTTGGTGTAACCCAAGATTCTAAATTGTATTTTGACCTTTCAACACCAGGTAGATACTATGGAGACCCTAATCCTACAGAACCTAGCTTTGCAAATCCTAAAAGAGAACAGGAATTGACAGGGAAACATTAA
- a CDS encoding DUF2935 domain-containing protein, whose amino-acid sequence MYCYTYMNQFTCVFNELQLWSHISSDHPIFLKTVASLSNIKLPKPIVDGLNNIHNAFLKLYNNAVQLKKSTSTNPAQYTMHIKKLIDEFIYYDTRALSFYPQLLTFAKANKAWQELVRHIINEQAFMLELFKNLRQQIR is encoded by the coding sequence ATGTATTGTTACACTTACATGAATCAATTTACTTGCGTTTTCAACGAACTTCAACTGTGGTCTCATATTTCAAGTGACCATCCAATTTTTCTCAAAACTGTGGCTTCCCTTTCTAATATTAAACTACCAAAGCCTATAGTAGATGGATTAAATAATATTCACAATGCATTTTTAAAATTATATAACAATGCAGTTCAGCTGAAAAAATCTACAAGCACCAATCCTGCTCAATATACTATGCATATAAAAAAATTAATTGATGAATTTATATATTACGATACCCGTGCCCTATCTTTTTATCCTCAATTGCTTACTTTCGCAAAAGCAAATAAAGCTTGGCAGGAACTAGTTAGACACATAATTAATGAACAAGCCTTTATGCTTGAGCTATTTAAAAATTTAAGACAGCAAATAAGATAA
- a CDS encoding thioredoxin domain-containing protein, whose amino-acid sequence MNLTSTPNRLINEKSPYLLQHAHNPVNWYPWGDEAFKKAKSEDKPIFLSIGYSTCHWCHVMEKGSFEDTEVAEMLNDSFISIKVDREERPDIDSIYMNVCQSITGSGGWPLTIIMTPDQKPFFAGTYFPKNNRDGLMGLMSILDYIKKAWKNNRSELLNASTQILDSLKNSNETSNETINEDIFQKTFLNFKYDFDPTYGGFGDFPKFPSAHNLLFLLRYFYKTKDSSALEMVEKTLDCMRKGGIYDHIGFGFSRYSVDRKWLVPHFEKMLYDNALLIIAYIETFQATGNKKYCKTAEEILSYVLRDMTSNEGGFYSAEDADSEGEEGKFYVWSEEEIKDILQEEDSGKFCSYFNVTKGGNFEGKNILNLINSSIPEDDMQFIENCREKLFAEREKRIHPYKDDKILTSWNGLMIGAMSIAARVLNNSKYTKAAKKAVDFIYKNLVKSDGRLLARYRDGEASFLGYLDDYSFLIWGLIELYETTYSTDYLKKALELNEDLLKLFWDKENGGFFLYGNDGEKLITRPKEIYDSAIPSGNSVATLNLLRLSHLTSSYDFEDKAKQLFDAFSREINSFPRACSFSLISLLFSKSPIRQIIVSAGSNIEEGKQVVHMINEKFNPFTISILYCNLNKDLSTISPIIKNYIDINNKTTTYICENFTCKKPITDINLLRKIL is encoded by the coding sequence ATGAACCTAACAAGTACACCCAATAGATTAATAAATGAAAAATCTCCGTATCTCTTACAACACGCACACAATCCAGTAAATTGGTATCCTTGGGGAGATGAAGCATTTAAGAAGGCAAAATCAGAAGATAAACCTATATTTTTATCCATAGGATACAGTACATGTCACTGGTGCCATGTTATGGAAAAGGGGAGTTTTGAAGACACAGAAGTAGCTGAAATGCTAAACGACAGCTTCATCTCCATAAAAGTGGACAGAGAAGAAAGGCCTGATATAGACAGTATATATATGAATGTATGTCAGTCCATCACTGGAAGCGGCGGATGGCCCCTTACAATTATCATGACACCTGATCAAAAACCTTTTTTTGCAGGTACCTATTTCCCCAAAAATAATAGAGATGGGCTCATGGGGTTGATGTCTATTTTAGACTACATTAAAAAGGCATGGAAAAATAATAGAAGTGAACTTTTAAATGCCAGCACACAAATATTAGATTCCCTAAAAAATTCAAATGAAACCTCTAATGAAACCATTAATGAAGATATCTTTCAAAAAACTTTTTTAAATTTCAAATATGATTTTGACCCTACATATGGAGGCTTTGGAGACTTTCCCAAATTTCCTTCAGCACATAACTTGCTTTTTCTGCTCAGATATTTTTACAAAACCAAAGATTCCTCTGCTTTAGAAATGGTTGAAAAAACATTGGACTGCATGAGAAAAGGTGGAATATATGACCATATAGGTTTTGGCTTCAGCCGCTATTCTGTAGATAGAAAATGGCTTGTTCCACATTTTGAAAAAATGCTATATGACAATGCGCTCTTAATTATAGCCTATATTGAAACCTTTCAAGCTACAGGTAATAAAAAATACTGTAAAACAGCAGAAGAAATACTGAGTTATGTACTAAGGGACATGACTTCAAATGAAGGTGGTTTTTACTCTGCAGAAGATGCTGATTCTGAAGGCGAAGAAGGTAAATTTTATGTCTGGTCAGAGGAAGAAATAAAAGATATACTTCAAGAAGAAGATAGTGGCAAATTTTGTTCTTATTTTAATGTAACAAAAGGCGGAAATTTCGAAGGCAAAAATATTTTGAATCTAATAAATAGTTCTATTCCAGAAGATGATATGCAATTTATAGAAAACTGCAGAGAAAAATTATTTGCTGAAAGGGAAAAAAGAATACATCCTTATAAAGATGATAAAATTTTAACCTCCTGGAATGGTCTTATGATTGGTGCTATGTCAATAGCTGCCAGAGTTTTAAACAACTCCAAATACACTAAAGCTGCCAAAAAAGCTGTAGACTTCATTTATAAAAACTTAGTTAAATCAGACGGCCGTCTCCTTGCAAGATATCGTGATGGAGAAGCTTCTTTTTTAGGCTACCTAGATGATTACTCCTTTTTAATATGGGGACTTATAGAATTATATGAAACAACCTACAGCACAGATTACCTAAAAAAAGCACTGGAACTCAATGAAGATTTATTAAAACTTTTCTGGGATAAAGAAAATGGAGGCTTCTTCCTATATGGAAATGACGGTGAGAAGTTAATTACAAGGCCAAAGGAAATATATGATAGTGCCATTCCCTCTGGTAATTCCGTAGCCACATTAAATTTGCTGCGATTGTCCCATTTAACAAGCAGTTATGATTTTGAAGATAAAGCTAAACAGCTATTTGACGCTTTTTCAAGAGAAATAAATAGCTTTCCAAGAGCATGCTCATTTTCTCTTATATCACTTTTATTTTCAAAATCACCTATAAGGCAAATTATTGTATCTGCAGGAAGCAACATTGAGGAAGGTAAGCAAGTAGTTCATATGATAAATGAGAAATTTAATCCTTTTACAATTTCAATTTTGTACTGCAATTTAAATAAAGATTTGAGCACTATTTCCCCTATTATAAAAAACTATATAGACATCAATAACAAAACTACCACATACATTTGTGAAAACTTTACCTGCAAAAAACCTATAACAGACATTAATTTATTGAGGAAAATATTATAA
- a CDS encoding cell wall-binding repeat-containing protein has protein sequence MKKKLSGIIFTAAIFCGMFLTSNVVSAATLQDRLCGNNRYETNSKIVDSGWTSSEYVVIASGEGFADALCAAPLAEKNKAPILLTSRDALSSEAKEQLTRLKVKRVFIVGGTASVSDNVKSEITNMNIETTRIYGQNRFETSLAVAKALGNINGVVVTNGFGFADALSIAPIAAKKGMPILLTDKDDLSTPIKEFLHNSSYNESYIVGGTGVISDKISSQLNNVTRLGGNSRYDTNSAILNHFTNDFSYDKVYIASGENYPDALSGSVLAASSNSPLILVGSYVDPSVESSIKAQHEKYNNVVALGGTGVVTDSVINSIVSGVFIPGISDDEIKNLIYNADQAYIQIHSLGSYDENDSIPTEREGETYYKLKDNVNTYDKLFNYYNKYFSEKKSNYFINTDLFIKSNNIFYILGCNPGTRPLFLQSKIENKTVDNNKINVTLNCYHEDDNTEEESPSDCTFTLIYENGCWLVDDATSGMDWNDFKYRDNQN, from the coding sequence ATGAAAAAAAAATTATCAGGAATTATTTTTACTGCAGCTATATTTTGTGGGATGTTTCTCACATCAAATGTTGTAAGTGCAGCAACACTACAAGATAGATTATGTGGTAATAATAGATATGAAACTAATTCTAAAATTGTAGACTCAGGTTGGACATCATCAGAATATGTTGTAATAGCAAGTGGAGAAGGCTTTGCAGATGCACTATGTGCGGCACCTTTAGCTGAGAAAAATAAAGCACCTATACTTTTAACTAGCAGGGATGCTTTAAGTTCAGAGGCTAAAGAACAATTAACAAGACTTAAAGTAAAAAGAGTATTTATTGTTGGTGGAACAGCATCCGTATCTGATAATGTAAAATCTGAAATAACAAATATGAATATTGAAACTACTAGAATATATGGACAAAACAGATTTGAGACATCATTAGCGGTAGCTAAGGCTTTAGGAAACATTAATGGTGTGGTAGTAACAAATGGATTTGGATTTGCAGATGCTTTATCTATAGCACCTATAGCAGCAAAAAAGGGAATGCCAATATTACTTACTGACAAGGATGATTTATCAACACCAATTAAGGAGTTTTTGCATAATAGTTCTTATAATGAAAGTTATATAGTTGGTGGAACTGGAGTTATAAGTGACAAAATATCCTCACAGTTGAACAATGTTACAAGGCTTGGAGGAAATAGTAGATATGACACAAATTCAGCTATATTAAATCATTTTACTAATGATTTTAGTTATGATAAAGTTTATATTGCGTCAGGAGAAAATTATCCAGATGCATTATCTGGCAGTGTATTAGCAGCTTCAAGTAACTCACCTTTAATTTTAGTAGGATCTTACGTTGATCCTTCAGTAGAATCTTCAATAAAAGCTCAACACGAAAAATATAATAATGTAGTAGCTTTAGGAGGTACTGGAGTAGTCACAGATTCAGTAATAAATAGTATTGTCAGTGGGGTTTTTATACCAGGCATAAGCGATGATGAAATAAAAAATTTAATATATAATGCAGATCAAGCATATATTCAGATTCATTCACTTGGATCATATGATGAGAATGACAGTATACCTACTGAACGAGAAGGAGAAACTTATTATAAACTAAAAGACAATGTAAATACCTATGATAAGCTATTTAATTATTATAATAAATATTTTTCAGAAAAAAAATCAAATTACTTTATAAATACAGATTTATTTATAAAGTCAAATAATATTTTTTATATTCTTGGTTGTAATCCTGGAACAAGACCTTTATTTTTACAATCTAAAATAGAAAATAAAACCGTAGATAATAATAAAATAAATGTAACTTTAAATTGTTATCATGAGGACGATAATACTGAAGAGGAAAGTCCTTCTGATTGTACTTTTACTTTAATTTATGAAAATGGATGTTGGTTAGTAGATGACGCAACTAGTGGTATGGATTGGAATGATTTCAAGTATAGAGATAACCAGAACTAG
- a CDS encoding methyl-accepting chemotaxis protein yields MNKKVIGIKARILVSSMVVLLITLVSISSIIIYQINKKAYEDYFTNSNEQMKIVSQAINIFYDQIDKNIDMLAKNPVIMTVDNSVTTYKNTTQDTPMKPSAKAGIEQEIYKVFEQYANSHKGTSYVYLGTEDGGYIQWPEENIPAGFDPSKRPWFNDAMNKKESVIRTAPYSYKSQLLTSNARTFTDKNGKIIGAIGVDVQQTNISDMLNKMKIGKTGYSMIVHSNGLIMADGKNSKNNFKKVGEVGINGLDKLLAKDPKSFDVVVNGEKYIVNPYKVEGTDWILASFMTEKELGASAKAIVNIVIVSAVVMLILAIILFNFLSSSITKPILAVTKKVQDFANLDFSVCEESDELKYLNRKDEAGDMVRAFVSMRKNVSEFIMKTADSTEKVAASSEELTATSEQAATASNEVSKAIEEIAKGATDQAKDTQMAAHNVEDLGNLLEKDLNYIEELNVAAVEIERQKSEGFSILKELVEKTQKNNDSANSVYHIIMSNNESAEKIQNASTMIQSIADQTNLLALNAAIEAARAGEAGKGFAVVADEIRNLAEQSNNFTNDIKTVITELKVKSQNAVDLMQQTKQIIEEQASSVGETEGKFEGIAEAIDSIKTVVNKLNTSANKMTENKDKIIEVTQNLSAISEENAAGTEQASSSVQEQVTTIEEIAKAGESLATISEELRVLVDRFKV; encoded by the coding sequence ATGAATAAAAAGGTTATTGGAATAAAGGCAAGGATTTTAGTATCTTCAATGGTAGTTCTCTTGATAACTTTAGTAAGTATTAGTAGTATTATAATTTATCAAATTAATAAAAAGGCTTATGAAGATTATTTTACTAATTCTAACGAGCAAATGAAAATCGTTTCTCAAGCAATTAACATTTTTTATGATCAAATTGACAAAAATATTGATATGTTAGCAAAAAATCCTGTGATAATGACAGTTGATAATAGTGTTACGACTTATAAAAATACAACTCAAGATACTCCAATGAAACCTTCAGCTAAGGCAGGAATTGAACAGGAAATTTATAAAGTATTCGAGCAATATGCAAATAGCCACAAAGGTACAAGCTATGTATATTTAGGAACAGAAGATGGAGGATATATACAATGGCCAGAAGAGAATATACCAGCAGGATTCGATCCTTCAAAAAGACCTTGGTTTAATGATGCAATGAATAAAAAGGAAAGTGTTATTAGAACAGCTCCATACAGTTATAAGTCTCAACTGCTTACAAGTAATGCTCGTACATTTACTGATAAAAATGGCAAAATTATAGGTGCCATAGGAGTGGATGTACAGCAAACTAATATTAGCGATATGTTAAATAAAATGAAAATTGGTAAAACAGGGTATTCAATGATTGTGCATAGTAACGGACTTATAATGGCAGATGGAAAAAATTCTAAAAACAATTTTAAAAAGGTTGGAGAAGTTGGTATTAATGGATTAGATAAGCTTTTAGCTAAAGACCCAAAATCATTTGATGTTGTTGTTAATGGTGAAAAGTATATTGTTAATCCCTATAAAGTTGAAGGAACTGATTGGATATTAGCATCATTTATGACAGAAAAAGAGTTAGGAGCCAGTGCAAAAGCAATAGTAAATATAGTGATAGTTTCTGCAGTGGTCATGTTAATATTGGCAATTATTTTATTTAATTTTCTTTCGAGCAGTATAACAAAGCCTATCTTAGCAGTGACAAAAAAAGTACAAGATTTTGCTAATTTGGATTTTTCAGTATGTGAAGAGTCAGATGAACTAAAATACTTAAACAGAAAAGATGAAGCAGGAGATATGGTGAGAGCCTTTGTAAGTATGAGAAAGAATGTATCAGAATTCATCATGAAAACTGCGGATTCAACAGAAAAAGTTGCAGCTTCATCGGAAGAGTTAACTGCTACTTCTGAACAAGCAGCTACTGCATCAAATGAAGTAAGTAAGGCTATTGAGGAAATTGCGAAAGGAGCTACTGATCAAGCTAAAGATACTCAAATGGCAGCTCATAATGTAGAGGATTTAGGTAATTTATTAGAAAAAGATTTAAATTATATTGAGGAATTGAATGTTGCAGCAGTTGAAATAGAAAGGCAAAAATCAGAAGGTTTTTCAATTTTGAAAGAGCTTGTTGAAAAAACTCAGAAAAATAATGATTCTGCAAATAGTGTTTATCATATTATAATGAGTAATAATGAAAGTGCAGAAAAAATTCAAAATGCTAGCACTATGATTCAAAGTATTGCAGACCAGACAAATCTTTTAGCTTTAAATGCTGCAATAGAAGCTGCAAGAGCAGGAGAAGCAGGTAAAGGCTTTGCAGTTGTTGCTGATGAAATAAGAAATCTTGCAGAACAATCAAATAATTTTACAAATGACATTAAAACAGTAATAACTGAATTAAAGGTAAAATCACAAAATGCAGTTGATTTGATGCAACAAACTAAGCAGATAATTGAGGAACAAGCTTCTAGTGTTGGAGAAACTGAAGGAAAATTTGAAGGAATAGCAGAGGCGATAGATTCTATAAAAACTGTAGTTAATAAACTTAATACTTCTGCCAATAAGATGACAGAAAATAAAGACAAAATCATTGAGGTAACTCAAAATTTATCTGCAATTTCTGAAGAGAATGCTGCTGGAACAGAACAAGCATCATCATCTGTGCAAGAACAAGTCACTACAATTGAAGAAATTGCCAAAGCAGGAGAGAGCTTAGCTACAATTTCAGAAGAATTAAGAGTGTTAGTAGACAGATTTAAGGTCTAG
- a CDS encoding radical SAM protein yields the protein MKISKKDALKWFEFFSILPEDEEVMTKQQEIIYATFAQIEAAIDHRNDTLMSEIRGLKTLKNRTFFVGSESKFPKGCRSCLLGTGLSAIRKTNKCNLKCKFCYDYGEIEDMPPIGEGMWEIGGTKFYEKDIDLLLSIHQKPTGISYVYLEPFMEIEKYYFIIKKFSDAGIYQHLYTNGTLASEETLKALGEAGLDEIRFNLGATNCSDKVIENIAIAKKYIKNVGIETPMTPEFFKAFFEKKQAILDTKLDFINCAELHLNENNIDNYYGENMYIARQGYISPIWSRELTLKFMKIADEENWDLAVHDCSNHTKFARGLNLSSKEGKWFGASDYACEFPRIPYKIFLPILRDDNFKFLSEEELPEGYKPGELIF from the coding sequence ATGAAAATTTCAAAGAAAGATGCACTAAAATGGTTTGAATTTTTTTCGATATTACCAGAGGATGAAGAAGTTATGACAAAACAACAAGAAATCATTTACGCTACCTTTGCACAAATTGAAGCAGCAATTGATCATAGAAATGATACGTTAATGTCGGAAATTAGAGGTTTGAAAACTTTAAAGAATAGAACTTTTTTTGTGGGAAGTGAAAGCAAATTTCCCAAAGGATGTCGTTCTTGTTTGCTTGGAACTGGTTTGAGTGCAATTAGGAAAACGAACAAATGTAATTTAAAGTGTAAGTTCTGTTATGATTATGGAGAGATAGAAGATATGCCTCCAATTGGTGAAGGTATGTGGGAAATTGGAGGAACAAAATTTTATGAGAAGGATATAGATTTACTTCTTTCCATCCACCAGAAACCTACAGGCATTTCTTACGTTTATTTAGAGCCATTTATGGAAATTGAAAAATACTATTTTATAATAAAGAAATTTAGTGATGCAGGGATTTATCAACATCTATATACAAATGGTACTTTAGCTTCGGAAGAGACATTGAAAGCATTAGGTGAAGCTGGTCTTGATGAGATACGTTTTAACCTGGGTGCCACTAATTGCTCAGACAAAGTTATTGAAAATATTGCAATAGCAAAAAAATATATTAAAAATGTGGGTATTGAAACTCCAATGACTCCTGAGTTTTTCAAAGCTTTTTTTGAGAAAAAGCAAGCAATCTTAGATACAAAACTTGATTTTATAAATTGTGCAGAATTACATTTAAATGAGAATAACATAGACAATTATTATGGGGAAAACATGTATATTGCAAGGCAGGGCTATATATCTCCAATTTGGAGTAGGGAATTAACTTTGAAATTTATGAAAATAGCCGATGAAGAAAACTGGGATTTAGCAGTTCATGACTGCTCAAATCATACAAAGTTTGCCAGAGGCTTAAACTTGAGCAGCAAAGAGGGCAAGTGGTTTGGAGCTAGTGACTATGCCTGTGAGTTTCCTAGGATACCATACAAGATATTTTTACCAATACTGCGTGATGACAATTTTAAATTTTTAAGTGAAGAAGAATTGCCTGAGGGCTATAAACCAGGAGAGTTGATTTTTTAG
- a CDS encoding DUF4397 domain-containing protein, protein MFYCPYARRINNYYRANQMNSSIRVFHAAPNAPAVDVYANGELIVKNLSYKELSQYISVASGSYNIMVYPSGQMTNPVINTNLNIPGNTVFNAAVIGTLPNISLYPIQEPTTAQNFGRPCVRFVHLSPNAPAVDIKLSDGTKVFTDVGYKGITDYACVPTGTYTFTVSPTGRENIVLTVPNVKLDPNNYYTLYAVGLVGKSPALEVMLVPEPR, encoded by the coding sequence ATGTTTTATTGTCCATATGCTCGTAGAATAAATAATTATTATAGGGCTAATCAAATGAATTCTTCTATTAGGGTATTTCATGCTGCACCTAATGCACCAGCTGTAGATGTTTATGCCAATGGAGAGCTTATCGTAAAAAATCTTTCCTATAAGGAACTCTCACAGTATATTTCTGTTGCTTCTGGCAGCTACAATATTATGGTTTATCCCTCAGGACAAATGACAAACCCTGTTATAAATACTAATTTAAATATTCCTGGAAATACTGTATTTAATGCAGCTGTAATAGGAACTCTTCCTAATATTAGCTTATACCCTATACAGGAACCAACTACTGCTCAGAACTTTGGCAGACCTTGTGTAAGATTTGTTCATCTTTCTCCAAATGCACCAGCTGTTGATATAAAGTTGTCTGATGGCACAAAGGTATTTACTGATGTTGGTTATAAAGGTATTACAGATTATGCCTGTGTTCCTACAGGAACGTATACTTTCACAGTTAGTCCTACTGGCAGGGAGAATATAGTATTAACTGTTCCAAATGTTAAATTGGATCCTAATAATTACTATACCTTGTATGCAGTTGGTCTGGTTGGAAAATCTCCAGCTTTAGAAGTTATGTTAGTGCCAGAACCAAGATAA